A region from the Microcella frigidaquae genome encodes:
- the rbfA gene encoding 30S ribosome-binding factor RbfA, which translates to MAGNPRARKVADRIKEVVAQRLEKGLRDPRLGFVTITDVQVTGDLQHASIFYTVYGTDEERADSAAALKAATGMLRTEVGRNLNTRLTPSIEFILDGIPENAASIEALLREARERDAATESLAATAEYAGDPDPYVTPRERDEEADD; encoded by the coding sequence ATGGCAGGCAACCCCCGCGCCCGCAAGGTCGCCGACCGCATCAAGGAGGTCGTCGCGCAGCGGCTCGAGAAGGGTCTTCGCGACCCGCGCCTCGGGTTCGTGACGATCACCGACGTGCAGGTGACCGGCGACCTGCAGCACGCCTCGATCTTCTACACGGTGTACGGCACCGACGAGGAGCGCGCCGACAGCGCCGCTGCGCTGAAGGCGGCGACCGGGATGCTGCGCACCGAGGTCGGCCGCAACCTGAACACCCGGCTCACCCCGAGCATCGAGTTCATTCTCGACGGCATCCCCGAGAACGCCGCCTCGATCGAGGCGCTGCTGCGGGAGGCGCGGGAGCGCGATGCCGCGACCGAATCCCTCGCGGCGACCGCCGAGTACGCCGGCGACCCCGACCCCTACGTCACCCCGCGCGAGCGCGACGAGGAGGCTGACGACTGA
- a CDS encoding A/G-specific adenine glycosylase — protein sequence MQGAGEEERRASIPPRVVAWFAQNARDLPWRRPGFSAWGVLVSEIMLQQTPVARVIPRLEQWLDRWPTPDALAADSPAEAVRAWQSLGYPRRALALHAAAMAISERHAGVVPDDMDALLALPGIGDYTARAVAAFAYGRPVPVVDVNTRRVLARAVHGQGEAGPARTRADLAAMQELLPSDPTEAQAFNAGAMELGQTVCVARSPRCEACPIAELCAWRAAGYPAYTGPAAPRQARYEGSDRQVRGLIMRALRHSDGPVPAEAIELLWPDAVQRERALAGLLRDGLAVGAPETGYRLPD from the coding sequence GTGCAGGGTGCGGGCGAGGAGGAACGGCGAGCGAGCATCCCGCCCCGCGTCGTCGCCTGGTTCGCGCAGAACGCCCGCGACCTGCCCTGGCGGCGGCCCGGCTTCAGCGCGTGGGGCGTGCTCGTCAGCGAAATCATGTTGCAGCAGACGCCCGTCGCCCGCGTGATCCCGCGGCTGGAGCAGTGGCTCGACCGCTGGCCCACGCCCGATGCGCTCGCCGCCGACTCCCCCGCCGAGGCGGTGCGCGCCTGGCAGAGCCTCGGCTACCCGCGTCGGGCCCTGGCCCTGCACGCGGCCGCCATGGCGATCAGCGAGCGCCATGCGGGTGTCGTCCCCGACGACATGGATGCTCTTCTCGCCCTCCCCGGAATCGGCGACTACACCGCCCGCGCCGTCGCCGCGTTCGCCTACGGCAGGCCGGTGCCGGTGGTCGACGTGAACACGCGCCGCGTGCTCGCCCGCGCGGTGCACGGCCAGGGCGAGGCGGGGCCCGCGCGCACCCGCGCCGACCTCGCCGCCATGCAGGAGCTGCTGCCGAGTGACCCGACCGAGGCGCAGGCGTTCAACGCCGGAGCGATGGAGCTCGGCCAGACTGTGTGCGTCGCCCGCAGCCCGCGATGCGAGGCCTGCCCGATCGCCGAACTCTGCGCCTGGCGCGCGGCCGGCTACCCCGCGTACACGGGTCCGGCGGCGCCCCGGCAGGCGCGCTACGAGGGCAGCGACCGTCAGGTGCGCGGGCTCATCATGCGCGCGCTGCGGCACAGCGACGGGCCGGTGCCGGCCGAGGCGATCGAGCTGCTCTGGCCCGATGCCGTGCAGCGGGAGCGCGCGCTCGCCGGCCTGCTGCGCGACGGCCTCGCTGTCGGCGCGCCGGAGACGGGCTATCGCCTGCCCGACTGA
- the infB gene encoding translation initiation factor IF-2 — MAAKPRVHEIASELGIESKVALEKLKELGEFVKGPSSTIEPPVARKLRAALEAEGITAPKAAEKPAAKAPAKPAAPAPAPAPAPEQPAAETPAPAPAAPTTPAAPAAPAAEGDAPAKAPAAPGTPRPGNNPFASQQGMARPGTPRPGNNPFSSTQGMPRPGGGAIPRPSAPRPGAPRPGAPRPDGAGRPGGPRAPFQQRTGGPGRPAGAGGFRPGGPGAGGGGFGAPRPGGAGGGRGRGPGGGTAGAFGRGGGKSKARKSKRTKRQEFEMREAPTVGGVSVPRGDGKTVIRLRQGASITDFADKLETATGISCPPGNLVTVLFHLGEMATATESLDGATFEVLGAELGWRIEIVSPEDEDKELLESFDIDLDAEEDEDDLVIRPPVVTVMGHVDHGKTRLLDAIRKTNVGGGEAGGITQHIGAYQIWTEHEEIERAITFIDTPGHEAFTAMRARGAQVTDVAILVVAADDGIMPQTVEALNHAQAAGVPIVVAVNKVDKEGANPAKVRQQLTEFGLVAEEYGGDTMFIDVSALQGKGIVELLDAVLLTADAGLDLRANPHRTARGVAIEARLDKGRGSVATVLIQSGTLRVGDAIVAGTAYGRVRAMMDENGEKVDEAYPSRPVQVQGLSSVPRAGDTFIVTDDDRTARQIAEKREAAERNAQLAKARKRISLEDFTKALEDGKVESLNLIIKGDVSGAVEALEEALLKIEVDDSVQLRIIHRGVGAVTESDVNLATIDNAIIVGFNVRPDTKARERAQREGVDIRFYSVIYSALEEIESSLKGMLKPEYEEVQSGVAEIREVFRSSKFGNIAGVIVRSGTITRNAKARVIRDGVVVGDNLAIESLRRFKDDVTEVKTDFECGIGLGKFNDIQIGDEIETIEMKEKVRA, encoded by the coding sequence GTGGCTGCAAAACCACGCGTGCACGAGATCGCGAGCGAGCTCGGCATCGAAAGCAAGGTCGCCCTCGAGAAGCTCAAGGAGCTCGGCGAATTCGTCAAGGGTCCGTCGTCGACCATCGAGCCGCCCGTTGCGCGCAAGCTGCGCGCCGCGCTCGAGGCCGAGGGCATCACGGCCCCGAAGGCCGCGGAGAAGCCGGCGGCTAAGGCCCCCGCGAAGCCCGCGGCGCCCGCACCGGCCCCCGCTCCGGCTCCCGAGCAGCCCGCTGCCGAGACCCCTGCTCCGGCTCCGGCGGCTCCCACCACCCCGGCCGCGCCGGCCGCTCCCGCGGCAGAGGGTGACGCGCCCGCGAAGGCTCCGGCCGCGCCCGGCACTCCGCGCCCCGGCAACAACCCCTTCGCCTCCCAGCAGGGCATGGCGCGCCCCGGTACCCCGCGCCCGGGCAACAACCCCTTCTCGTCGACCCAGGGCATGCCGCGTCCGGGCGGCGGCGCGATCCCGCGCCCGAGCGCTCCGCGTCCGGGAGCTCCGCGTCCCGGTGCCCCGCGCCCCGACGGTGCGGGTCGTCCCGGTGGCCCGCGCGCTCCCTTCCAGCAGCGCACGGGCGGCCCCGGTCGCCCGGCCGGCGCGGGCGGCTTCCGCCCCGGCGGTCCCGGTGCGGGCGGCGGCGGCTTCGGCGCGCCCCGTCCGGGCGGTGCCGGTGGCGGCCGCGGTCGCGGCCCCGGCGGCGGCACGGCCGGCGCGTTCGGTCGCGGTGGCGGCAAGTCGAAGGCCCGCAAGTCGAAGCGGACGAAGCGGCAAGAGTTCGAGATGCGGGAGGCGCCGACCGTTGGCGGCGTCAGCGTTCCCCGCGGCGACGGCAAGACGGTCATCCGTCTGCGTCAGGGCGCCTCGATCACCGACTTCGCCGACAAGCTCGAGACGGCGACGGGCATCAGCTGCCCTCCCGGCAACCTCGTGACCGTGCTCTTCCACCTCGGTGAGATGGCCACGGCGACCGAGTCTCTCGACGGCGCCACCTTCGAGGTGCTCGGCGCCGAGCTGGGCTGGCGCATCGAGATCGTCTCGCCCGAAGACGAGGACAAGGAGCTCCTGGAGAGCTTCGACATCGACCTCGACGCGGAGGAGGACGAGGACGACCTCGTCATCCGTCCGCCCGTGGTCACCGTCATGGGCCACGTCGACCACGGCAAGACCCGTCTGCTCGACGCGATCCGCAAGACGAACGTCGGCGGCGGTGAGGCGGGTGGCATCACCCAGCACATCGGCGCCTACCAGATCTGGACGGAGCACGAGGAGATCGAGCGCGCCATCACCTTCATCGACACCCCGGGTCACGAGGCGTTCACCGCCATGCGTGCCCGTGGTGCGCAGGTGACCGACGTGGCGATCCTCGTGGTCGCCGCCGACGACGGCATCATGCCGCAGACGGTCGAGGCGCTGAACCACGCGCAGGCCGCCGGTGTGCCGATCGTCGTCGCGGTCAACAAGGTCGACAAGGAGGGGGCCAACCCCGCCAAGGTGCGCCAGCAGCTCACCGAGTTCGGTCTCGTCGCGGAGGAGTACGGCGGCGACACGATGTTCATCGATGTCTCCGCCCTTCAGGGCAAGGGCATCGTCGAGCTCCTCGATGCGGTCCTCCTGACGGCGGATGCGGGGCTCGACCTGCGCGCCAACCCCCACCGCACCGCGCGTGGTGTCGCCATCGAGGCCCGGCTCGACAAGGGCCGCGGCTCGGTCGCGACCGTGCTCATCCAGTCGGGAACCCTGCGGGTCGGCGACGCCATCGTCGCGGGCACGGCCTACGGCCGCGTGCGGGCGATGATGGACGAGAACGGCGAGAAGGTCGACGAGGCCTACCCCTCGCGTCCGGTACAGGTGCAGGGTCTGTCGAGCGTTCCGCGCGCCGGCGACACCTTCATCGTCACCGACGACGACCGCACCGCGCGGCAGATCGCCGAGAAGCGCGAGGCCGCCGAGCGCAACGCCCAGCTGGCGAAGGCGCGCAAGCGCATCAGCCTCGAGGACTTCACCAAGGCTCTCGAGGACGGCAAGGTCGAGTCGCTCAACCTCATCATCAAGGGTGACGTCTCCGGTGCCGTCGAGGCCCTGGAGGAGGCGCTGCTCAAGATCGAGGTCGACGATAGCGTGCAGCTGCGCATCATCCACCGCGGTGTGGGTGCCGTGACCGAGAGCGATGTGAACCTGGCGACGATCGACAACGCGATCATCGTGGGCTTCAACGTGCGGCCCGACACGAAGGCGCGCGAGCGCGCTCAGCGCGAGGGCGTCGACATCCGCTTCTACTCCGTCATCTACTCGGCGCTCGAGGAGATCGAGAGCTCGCTCAAGGGCATGCTCAAGCCGGAGTACGAGGAGGTGCAGTCGGGCGTCGCGGAGATCCGCGAGGTCTTCCGCTCGTCGAAGTTCGGCAACATCGCCGGTGTCATCGTGCGCAGTGGCACGATCACGCGCAACGCCAAGGCGCGCGTGATCCGCGACGGCGTCGTGGTGGGCGACAACCTCGCCATCGAGTCGCTCCGCCGCTTCAAGGATGACGTCACCGAGGTCAAGACCGACTTCGAGTGCGGTATCGGTCTCGGCAAGTTCAACGACATCCAGATCGGCGACGAGATCGAGACCATCGAGATGAAGGAGAAGGTGCGCGCCTAG
- a CDS encoding SDR family oxidoreductase → MRMLVTGATGYIGGRLVPRLLEAGHEVRVIVRDPARLRDVPWVDQVEVLPGDLTRATDVERAVVGVDVLYYLVHSMSSAGDFERTERHVASTVARAAAAAGVGRIVYLGGLHPEGKLSTHLRSRKEVGEILMASGVPTVALQAGVVIGSGSASFEMIRHLTEVLPYMPAPKWVRNFIQPIAVRDVLHYLIGAATLPATVNRTFDIGGPDVLRYGQMMNGYAVEAGLKQRRIASLPVLTPYLASQWVNLVTPIPRSLAVPIISSLQNDAVCREHDIDQYIPPPEGGLTGYRLAVRYALAKMREGEVETSWQNATVQGAPSDRLPSDSDWSGHTVFTDRQVVESAAPPAALWRVVEGIGGANGWYSLPVAWAARGWLDKVVGGVGLRRGRRDPDRLAAGDAVDFWRVEEIDRGRFLRLRAEMKVPGRAWLEFTVEPRPGGGSRLIQRAVFFPSGLGGRLYWFGVTPFHGIVFSGMATTIARTAATQIQVTKR, encoded by the coding sequence ATGAGGATGCTCGTCACCGGGGCGACCGGCTACATCGGCGGCCGGCTCGTTCCGCGGCTGCTCGAGGCCGGGCACGAGGTGCGCGTCATCGTCCGCGACCCCGCACGCCTGCGCGATGTTCCGTGGGTGGACCAGGTCGAGGTGCTCCCGGGCGATCTCACGCGCGCCACCGACGTCGAGCGGGCGGTCGTGGGGGTGGATGTCCTCTACTACCTCGTGCACTCCATGAGCAGTGCGGGCGACTTCGAGCGCACCGAACGCCATGTGGCCTCGACGGTCGCGCGAGCGGCCGCGGCCGCCGGTGTGGGGCGCATCGTCTACCTCGGCGGCCTGCATCCCGAGGGGAAGCTGTCGACGCACCTGCGGAGCCGCAAGGAGGTCGGCGAGATTCTGATGGCCAGCGGGGTCCCGACGGTGGCGCTGCAGGCGGGCGTCGTGATCGGCTCCGGATCCGCCAGCTTCGAGATGATCCGGCATCTGACCGAGGTGCTGCCGTACATGCCGGCCCCGAAGTGGGTGCGCAACTTCATCCAGCCGATCGCCGTGCGCGACGTGCTGCACTACCTGATCGGCGCGGCGACCCTTCCGGCGACCGTCAACCGCACCTTCGACATCGGCGGCCCCGACGTGCTGCGCTACGGGCAGATGATGAACGGGTACGCGGTGGAGGCGGGGCTCAAGCAGCGGCGGATCGCGAGCCTGCCCGTGCTGACTCCGTACCTGGCGAGCCAGTGGGTGAACCTCGTGACCCCGATTCCGCGATCGCTCGCGGTGCCGATCATCTCGAGCCTGCAGAACGACGCCGTCTGCCGCGAGCACGACATCGATCAGTACATCCCGCCACCGGAGGGCGGCCTCACGGGCTACCGGCTGGCGGTGCGGTACGCCCTCGCCAAGATGCGGGAGGGCGAGGTCGAGACCAGCTGGCAGAACGCCACGGTGCAGGGCGCTCCGAGCGACCGGCTGCCGAGCGACTCGGACTGGAGCGGGCACACCGTCTTCACCGACCGCCAGGTCGTCGAGTCGGCCGCGCCGCCCGCAGCGCTCTGGCGCGTTGTCGAGGGCATCGGCGGGGCGAACGGCTGGTACTCGCTGCCGGTCGCGTGGGCGGCCCGGGGTTGGCTCGACAAGGTGGTTGGGGGAGTGGGACTGCGTCGCGGGCGCCGGGATCCCGATCGCCTGGCGGCGGGAGACGCGGTCGACTTCTGGCGTGTGGAGGAGATCGACCGCGGGCGTTTCCTGCGATTGCGGGCGGAGATGAAGGTTCCCGGTCGGGCCTGGCTCGAGTTCACCGTGGAGCCGCGGCCGGGGGGTGGGTCGCGTCTGATCCAGCGCGCCGTGTTCTTCCCCAGCGGGCTCGGGGGCCGCCTGTACTGGTTCGGGGTGACGCCGTTCCACGGCATCGTCTTCAGCGGCATGGCGACCACGATCGCCCGCACGGCGGCGACGCAGATTCAGGTCACGAAACGGTAA
- a CDS encoding YlxR family protein, producing the protein MEPVRTCLGCRQRAPRSSLTRVVARDGVVVVDAPARLPGRGAWVHGTRDCVETATVRRAWARALRVPGPLDAAGVLASIGSAPTTGAEPTREQADRHMDKS; encoded by the coding sequence ATGGAACCCGTCAGAACCTGCCTCGGCTGCCGCCAGCGGGCTCCGCGCTCCTCGCTCACGAGGGTCGTGGCGCGCGATGGGGTTGTCGTGGTGGATGCTCCGGCCCGACTTCCGGGCAGGGGCGCGTGGGTGCACGGCACCCGCGACTGCGTCGAAACCGCCACCGTGCGGCGGGCCTGGGCCCGCGCGCTGCGCGTGCCGGGTCCGCTCGACGCGGCAGGGGTTCTGGCGTCCATCGGGTCTGCGCCCACCACCGGGGCAGAACCCACCAGAGAACAGGCTGATCGGCACATGGACAAGTCATGA
- a CDS encoding DUF2207 domain-containing protein, whose protein sequence is MRRLLLPTIAGSIVLGLIVAAVVVAVRGALPTPLASGPVERTEAFAAVSVERLPTLDTVRTGVDDFTFDSFDVEYRLGRDADGHATLLTTETLVARFPEFDQNRGIRRSLPATYQGRTTSLRVISVTDEDGNPRPYEVEDGSGIVDVIAAVPEGQYVRGEQTYVITYSQRDVVDFFESSGAEEFYWNLNGTDWAQPFARVSARVVLNDGLRSALLGQEACYRGYAGSTDRCAITLTGDTFAVDELAIAPFQTVTIAIGFEPGTFTLFDRSYLASPWAWLQLLGVAVAVITAIWAVVLRLTRYRDAPGRPVIVAEYLPPKGVSLLEAAVLTKRRSRAVASQLVDFAVRRVITIIEAPGGWFGMRSTWRLRLESALGVEGEERALLGKFFGGSLSGGAEHTLTAQNTSLSTAIQKQLLRIQTANQKRGWRSAVAPRHAGGLSALVIAAQIVAFIAGVLVTDEGRGGDLGGFLIPVGILCFFVVAGCLYRQPLTAEGAEVVDHLKGLERYIELAEADRMRVLQSPEGALREPIDATSRDERLKLVERLLPWAVLTNHEKEWAKELGEFYEDGQSPTWFSSSRPFSVGAFAAGVGSVSSTLSSSYSGSSSSGGSSGGGSSGGGGGGGGGGGV, encoded by the coding sequence ATGCGCCGACTGCTGCTGCCGACCATCGCCGGCTCGATCGTGCTCGGCCTGATCGTGGCCGCCGTCGTCGTCGCCGTGCGCGGAGCCCTGCCCACCCCGCTCGCGAGCGGTCCCGTCGAGCGCACGGAGGCCTTCGCCGCCGTCAGTGTCGAGCGCCTGCCGACGCTGGACACGGTGCGCACCGGCGTCGACGACTTCACCTTCGACTCGTTCGACGTCGAGTATCGCCTCGGGCGCGACGCCGACGGCCACGCGACCCTGCTGACGACGGAGACGCTCGTCGCGCGGTTCCCCGAGTTCGACCAGAACCGCGGCATCCGCCGCTCGCTGCCCGCCACCTACCAGGGGCGGACGACGAGCCTGCGGGTGATCTCGGTGACCGATGAGGACGGCAATCCGCGACCCTACGAGGTCGAGGATGGCTCCGGCATTGTCGACGTGATCGCCGCGGTGCCCGAGGGGCAGTATGTGCGCGGCGAGCAGACCTACGTGATCACCTACAGCCAGCGCGATGTCGTCGACTTCTTCGAGAGCTCGGGTGCCGAGGAGTTCTACTGGAACCTGAACGGCACCGACTGGGCGCAGCCGTTCGCCCGCGTCTCCGCCCGCGTCGTGCTCAACGACGGCCTGCGCAGTGCTCTGCTCGGGCAGGAGGCCTGCTACCGCGGCTACGCCGGTTCGACCGATCGCTGCGCGATCACGCTGACCGGCGACACCTTCGCCGTCGACGAGCTCGCCATCGCGCCGTTCCAGACGGTCACCATCGCGATCGGCTTCGAGCCGGGCACGTTCACGCTCTTCGACCGCTCGTACCTCGCCAGCCCCTGGGCCTGGCTGCAGCTGCTGGGGGTCGCCGTGGCCGTCATCACGGCCATCTGGGCGGTCGTGCTGCGCCTGACGCGCTATCGGGATGCTCCGGGCCGCCCCGTGATCGTCGCCGAGTACCTCCCGCCGAAGGGCGTGAGCCTGCTCGAGGCCGCGGTGCTCACCAAGCGCCGCTCCCGCGCCGTGGCGAGCCAGCTCGTCGACTTCGCCGTGCGCCGCGTGATCACGATCATCGAGGCACCGGGCGGCTGGTTCGGGATGCGCTCGACGTGGCGGTTGCGGCTCGAATCGGCGCTCGGCGTCGAGGGGGAGGAGCGCGCCCTGCTCGGAAAGTTCTTCGGCGGCAGCCTCAGCGGCGGCGCCGAGCACACGCTGACCGCGCAGAACACCTCGCTCAGCACCGCCATCCAGAAGCAGCTGCTGCGCATCCAGACGGCGAACCAGAAGCGCGGCTGGCGCAGCGCGGTGGCGCCCCGTCACGCCGGCGGGCTCTCCGCCCTCGTCATCGCGGCGCAGATCGTCGCCTTCATCGCGGGCGTCCTCGTCACCGACGAGGGGCGCGGCGGCGACCTGGGCGGCTTCCTCATCCCGGTGGGCATCCTGTGCTTCTTCGTGGTCGCGGGCTGCCTGTACCGGCAGCCGCTGACCGCCGAGGGAGCCGAGGTCGTCGACCATCTCAAGGGTCTGGAGAGGTACATCGAGCTCGCCGAGGCCGACCGCATGCGCGTGCTGCAGTCGCCGGAGGGCGCCCTGCGCGAGCCGATCGACGCGACGAGTCGCGACGAGCGTCTGAAGCTCGTCGAGCGGCTGCTGCCCTGGGCCGTGCTCACCAACCATGAGAAGGAGTGGGCGAAGGAGCTCGGCGAGTTCTACGAGGACGGGCAGAGCCCGACCTGGTTCTCGAGCAGCCGCCCGTTCTCGGTCGGCGCCTTCGCCGCCGGGGTCGGCTCTGTCAGCTCGACCCTGTCGTCGAGCTACTCCGGGTCGAGCTCCTCGGGCGGCTCGTCGGGCGGCGGCTCGTCCGGCGGCGGTGGCGGCGGTGGAGGAGGCGGCGGGGTCTGA
- a CDS encoding M20/M25/M40 family metallo-hydrolase, whose amino-acid sequence MVADALLTDAAADARAVERLRALVRIPTISRPTSGPGPRADRDAFERFIAALPELYPRVHAALERERLGADPDAEGTVAGHGYTLLYRWPGSDPAGTSSPTVLMAHYDVVPATAEGWQHPPFAAELVEHEGEPTVWGRGAIDDKGALAALLEAVERLLEAGFTPRHDVLLLFGHDEEVAGTGARAVVAALRERGIRPSLVLDEGGAIVEGVFPGLREPAALIGVTEKGITTLRLRVEQKGGHAASPPPLAATERLARALLRLNARPARSRLDATTRTMIRTLGSRVRGPLGVVFRRVDAVAPLLVPVLRRRGPETTALLRTTRAVTELRAGHAANALPESAEATVNIRIAPDESVAEAVAAVRRAIRDESVVIDVLEPSEPSPVSPARGPAWEDLAAAIDEVVPGLLVSPYVMMQASDARFLTAISEHVYRFTPFRLSTDERACLHARDERIRVSSYLEGVRVYAALLQRR is encoded by the coding sequence GTGGTCGCTGACGCCCTGCTGACGGATGCCGCTGCCGACGCCCGGGCGGTGGAGCGGCTGCGCGCGCTCGTGCGCATCCCCACGATCTCGCGCCCGACGAGCGGCCCCGGCCCCCGCGCCGACCGGGACGCGTTCGAGCGGTTCATCGCCGCCCTCCCCGAGCTGTACCCCCGCGTGCACGCCGCGCTCGAGCGCGAGCGGCTCGGCGCCGACCCGGACGCCGAAGGCACCGTCGCCGGCCATGGCTACACCCTGCTCTACCGCTGGCCGGGCAGCGACCCGGCGGGCACGAGCAGCCCGACCGTGCTGATGGCGCATTACGACGTGGTGCCCGCCACCGCTGAGGGCTGGCAGCATCCGCCGTTCGCGGCCGAGCTGGTCGAGCACGAGGGCGAGCCGACCGTGTGGGGGCGCGGGGCGATCGACGACAAGGGCGCCCTGGCCGCGTTGCTCGAGGCGGTGGAGCGTCTGCTCGAGGCGGGGTTCACCCCGCGCCACGATGTGCTGCTGCTGTTCGGGCACGACGAGGAGGTCGCCGGCACGGGTGCGCGAGCCGTGGTGGCCGCGCTGCGCGAGCGGGGCATCCGCCCGTCGCTCGTGCTCGACGAGGGCGGCGCGATCGTCGAGGGCGTCTTCCCCGGGCTGCGCGAGCCGGCCGCGCTGATCGGGGTGACCGAGAAGGGCATCACAACCCTGCGGCTTCGGGTCGAGCAGAAGGGCGGCCACGCGGCCAGCCCGCCGCCGCTCGCCGCGACCGAGCGCCTTGCGCGAGCCCTGCTGCGGCTGAACGCGCGACCGGCGCGGTCACGGCTCGACGCGACGACCCGCACGATGATCCGCACCCTGGGGTCGCGGGTGCGGGGGCCGCTCGGGGTCGTGTTCCGCCGCGTCGATGCCGTCGCTCCCCTGCTCGTTCCGGTGCTGCGGCGCCGCGGACCGGAGACGACCGCGCTGCTGCGCACGACGCGCGCGGTGACCGAGCTGCGGGCCGGGCACGCTGCGAACGCGCTGCCGGAGAGCGCGGAGGCGACGGTGAACATCCGCATCGCGCCCGACGAGTCGGTGGCCGAGGCGGTCGCCGCGGTGCGGCGGGCGATCCGCGACGAGTCCGTCGTGATCGACGTGCTCGAGCCGAGCGAGCCCTCCCCCGTCTCCCCCGCCCGCGGGCCGGCCTGGGAGGACCTCGCGGCCGCGATCGACGAGGTCGTGCCGGGCCTGCTGGTGAGTCCCTACGTGATGATGCAGGCCAGCGACGCGCGATTCCTCACCGCGATCAGCGAGCACGTCTACCGCTTCACGCCCTTCCGCCTGAGCACCGACGAGCGGGCGTGCCTGCACGCTCGGGACGAGCGGATCCGCGTCAGCAGCTACCTCGAGGGCGTGCGGGTGTACGCCGCGCTGCTGCAGCGGCGCTGA
- a CDS encoding glycerophosphodiester phosphodiesterase, protein MPIARPLQALPRPLDRAIRTGRPYSARRIAASFTATLALVAVLAIDHSAATVYAVQPLGSLGLNDGVPLTVAHRGDPASAPENTLPAVESALSSGAEVLEFDLRMTADGHAVVFHDELLDRTTDGVGPLATRTLAELQALDAGSWYGSRWAGTRIPTFDEVLPLLQASDARALIELKGLWDPEPMREIIAGIYRYGVQDRVVLASFELPTLFALWREAPSLPRAVIVRRLPDDPIAYAALVGATTIVTSLRSFTVDPEAAPRLRAAGFTLIVYTLNRADLWQSALDLGVDGVVTDAPRRLAGVHAAARG, encoded by the coding sequence ATGCCGATCGCTCGACCCTTGCAGGCCCTCCCGCGCCCGCTCGATCGCGCCATCCGCACCGGCCGCCCGTACTCCGCCCGCCGCATCGCGGCCTCATTCACCGCCACGCTCGCCCTCGTCGCCGTGCTCGCCATCGACCACAGCGCCGCGACCGTCTACGCCGTGCAGCCGCTCGGCTCGCTCGGGCTCAACGACGGCGTGCCGCTCACCGTCGCCCACCGTGGCGACCCGGCCTCCGCCCCCGAGAACACCCTTCCCGCCGTCGAGTCGGCCCTGAGCAGCGGCGCCGAGGTGCTCGAGTTCGACCTGCGGATGACCGCCGACGGGCACGCCGTCGTCTTCCACGACGAGCTGCTCGACCGCACCACCGACGGTGTCGGGCCCCTTGCGACGCGCACGCTCGCCGAGCTCCAGGCCCTGGACGCGGGCAGCTGGTACGGCTCGCGCTGGGCGGGCACGCGCATCCCGACCTTCGACGAGGTGCTGCCGCTGCTGCAGGCCTCCGACGCACGTGCACTGATCGAGCTCAAGGGCCTGTGGGATCCGGAACCGATGCGGGAGATCATCGCGGGCATCTACCGGTACGGGGTGCAGGATCGGGTCGTGCTCGCCAGCTTCGAGCTGCCCACGCTGTTCGCGCTGTGGCGCGAGGCGCCGTCGCTGCCCCGCGCGGTCATCGTGCGCCGGCTGCCCGACGACCCGATCGCGTATGCCGCTCTCGTCGGGGCGACGACGATCGTCACGAGCCTGCGCTCGTTCACGGTCGACCCGGAGGCCGCCCCCCGGCTGCGCGCGGCGGGTTTCACGCTCATCGTCTACACCCTCAATCGTGCCGACCTGTGGCAGAGCGCCCTCGACCTCGGGGTCGACGGGGTGGTGACGGATGCTCCCCGCCGGCTCGCCGGCGTGCACGCCGCGGCGCGCGGCTGA